Below is a genomic region from Mus musculus strain NOD/MrkTac chromosome 4 genomic contig, GRCm38.p6 alternate locus group NOD/MrkTac MMCHR4_NOD_IDD9_1.
GAGTATCCAAGGCTCTCCACTGGAGGATTTTCCCACCCAGGAACCATCTCTGGTCCCCTTTCTCTGAAGGATAGTCGGCTCTGGCTATGGGACTGTGCCCCCTGCTGGACTTGGCGGGTATTGCAGCTGTCCCAAGTAGGAAGCGTGGGCTGAGACGCTCCTAGGCTAAGAAGAGAATCCCAGGCCCACAGTCCTGCCCCTAGGCTTTGGAACTTGGTGCCAGGCAGCAAGACTCACCGAGGTGTAGGCCCGCCCGCACATGCTGCAGCAGTAGGCCTTGGCGTGCTTGATGGCATGGGCAGAGAGGTGGATCTGGAGGGAGGCGGAGTCTGAGTAGGCCCGGTAGCAGTTGGGACATTTGTAGGGCTTGTCCTTATTGTGCTGGCGCTGGTGAGACTGTAAAGAGCACGGTAAGGGGCTGTGAGGCGCTGACTCTACCCCACATCCCACCCCCTTTCTTGGGCCCCTGAAAGGGGGTGTGCGCGGGTggtagtggggggtgggtggggtggggcactCACCTGGAGGTTGGAGAGCTGAGTGAAAGCCTTTTCGCAGCCAGGATGCGGGCACTTGTATGGTCTGTCGCCTGTGTGGATTCTGCAAGAGCATGCCCAGTGAGGGAGTTACCCCTGCCACACCCCACAGCAGTTCCAGCCCCCAGCCTGGCCGCAACTACACCTCTGCTGCTGGAGTactctctctccagccttcaaCTTGCTTTCTCTGGTGGTCAAGAGTAGGCCCCAAACAAGAGCTAGGGCCTGCAAAGGCCGCCAGCATCTTCTCTGGACTCTGCGGCTGGTCTGAACACAGTTTCCCACTCCCTCGGATCCCTGTGACAGCCTACAGTCTCGGTTCTCTCGGCTCCCTCCGTGAGAGGGAGACCTCTCTGGGTTTTATTctctgccatctccccagggtcTGACATAAGCGCAATAGACAGCTGGGAACTACAGACGGTGAAGGCTCCTCATCTCTAAAGTTAGCCACTGACAGCAGAAATAAGATTCATATAAGATTCAGGCTCTTGCCCGAGGGTGTTGCTTGACTGTTGGTTGGCTGCCTACCGTGTGGTCTTCCAGGGACTTGGGCTCTTCCATAGGAGTGCATCAAACCTCTTCACCAGCAAACTACCCGCTCTGGCCTCTGAGCACCCAACTGTTCCAACTGCTCAGCTTCCTCCGTAGGTCTTCAGTCTCAGTAGCCTCCTGACTTCAGCTATATGATATCATCCCTGGGGCCTGCCCTTGTAGTGTCCTGGCTCAGAAACCCCCACTATGTCCCTGTTTGTCTGGAACAGGGTCCCCAGCCCTTATCCTAGCATTCAGGGCCAGCCCACATTCTGCCTTAGTTTCTGAGACCTCCTCTCTGTCCCTGATTTCTGTATTACATTCCCTTCCCTGGCACACATATAGCCTTGAGCCTCAGGAAGGCCTCTGCCATGTCCACACACACTGGCCTTGTGGCTCTGGAATCATGGAAGGGATCCCCTTGGTCCAAGGCCTGGCCCCTTCTACTGACTTATCCCTGTATGAGGCTGCCAGCTCAGGGACACCTCAGAAAGATATTTAAGGAGGGTAGCTATTGGACAAAGGACTGGACTGCTGCCTGTTCCCACTACCCACAAAGCTCTCAGTTTCCAGCCCTGAATGTCAGGCCATGCCTATCACCAGGATCCTGTTCCTAGCATCTTCCTGCTAGCAGAGCTTACAGCCTTGGCTCCCCCATCTGTAAGATAGGATGTTCAGTTTGACCTCGGGCCAGTCCCTcttcaaacacaagaaaatccaGCAGAAACAGGTATGCTGcctgccccccaacccccgaAATCCCATGATCCCAGCTCCATGTGGGGACCTCAAAACCAGACCTGCTGTCTTACCTAATGCTTGCCCTCCATACAGCCCTAGCAGTGCAGATCCAGACAcacacccccttcctcctgaagccCAGGCCATGTAGTGAATCACACTTCCACTACTTCTTGTCTCCCTGAGTTCCAAGTCTTCATGTATAAAATAGGGATAATGATGAAGTTCGTGGGTACAAAAGATTCCATCTAAGGCTGTTTAAAAACCACCATCGCAGGGTTAGGGGAGACGACTCTCCATCATGTGAGCTGCAGACATCAAACCTACAtcactgccaggcagtggtggtgcacacctttaatcccagcacttgggaggcagaggcaggcagatttctgagttcgaggctagcctggtctacacagtgagttccagaacagccagggtgacacagagaaaccctgtctcgaaaaacaaaacaaaacagacaaacaaaaaacccaaaccccaaaccaaaactcTATGCCATTATGCCTGGCAGAGTGTCTTCATtagccgagccatctcaccaacctcctttttaagatttattaattttatgtatgtgagtacactgttgctcccttcagacacacaagaggaGGGCAttacatcccattacagatggttgtgagccaccatgtgggtgctgggaattgaactcaggcctctggaagagcagtcagtgcacttaacagctgagccatctctccaacccttgttttgtttttaaggagggtctcactctagcccaggctggcctgcactTCACAGCATTCTTCCTGCCTCACTCAGCCTCCTTCTTGCTGGGATTTCAGACATGAGCCCCCACACTCCGGCATTCCCTACTACTGGGTGCCTTTAACTATCTTGTATTTCACAATTAAAATGAGGGTAGAGGGAGTATTCAGTATTCAGGGTTCTCTCTCCTTTCACACCCTTTCCTAGGAAGAaatacactcaccacacacaaaGACTTCAGGGACTCCGCCTGTGTTAAAGCACTGTGTATTGGGTGCCCAGGGGCCCCTTGGTGCTGAACAGCTGTTTTTAATATTGTAACTATTGTCAACAGACTTAAGAAAGCAAAATGACACAGTTCCTAGCTGTAGTtatcaatatgtgtgtgtgtctgtgtgtaggatTAAGGTTacacttacacacagacacacacagacacacacacacacacacacacacacatacacacacacacacacaccacatcacacagccagggaaagaaaagcaaaagcaagcatGGTTTGCACCCCGCATATGCAAACAAACACAGGTAGTGTCACCATGTCTGGCAGTGGCCTCCACAAACTCTGAACGCTCTCCTGTACTTCACCACATCCCTCCTGAGGCAGCTTCACCCCTGAGTCTCACACCCTCGTACCTGTAGGCGTGTGGTGCCTTTCACCTGTGTATCTCTTAGTCACAACTGCATCAGACACAGGCTGTGGGCCTACTGTGACAGGCCGCAGTGGAGCTGATACATGCTTGTGGAGGGCACCATTAGGTAAGATGATCTACCCAAAGTCTGGACTTCTGGTTACAGTTTAGGGTTCACCTCTCTTCACTTGTGCGTTCCTTTCAAATACAAGTTCTTCTGGGAGCCACTAAATAGGATCACCCCAACAGTAGTCTTGGGGGATAGCTCCTTCAGCTCCCGGAGCCAGCCTAGCACACCTCCTGCTTTGGATTCACCCTTGTATACCCTTCATGACAGTAACATGGGGAAGATGTGTATGGTTTCTCaaagggcaggaagacaggatagAGTCTCTGTAAAATGGAACAGGTTGATTCCTTGATTCAGAGGATGCTGGGGTCCTGGGGCTTGGGAGTATCGTAAACTCCCCTTTGCTACTGGGTGAGGACATGGTAGCTTAATCATAGTAGCCAGTGCCCTCCCTGTGACTTACAATTATCTTCTAAATGTTGACAGACTCCATTATGTTGTTTTGCTTCCTGCCTATTACAATGTTGAATCCCAcaaatgaggaaaggaaaaagagacaaaaccaaaagaaaacaaacaaataaacaaacaaacaaacagaaaccacagaaacAGAAGCAATCCCCCAGGTCTGAGAATATTATTTTGGCAAAACAGTTCCCTTCAAGGGGACTGAATAGCTCCTCCTGCCCAGCCTAGGAGCTGGGAAAACAGGTGTGAATCTCCCATAACCATTCTGACATATGCTTAGACAAAGTCTACCCATGACCAACAACAGAATTCTTAGACATCATTACTGCTTGCTACTGTGTCTATtttctcttaattaaaaaaaaatgatttattttatcaaGTGTACGTACGTacatacgtacgtacgtacgtgtgtgtgtgtgtgtgtgtgtgtgtgtgtgtgtgtatctgtgtctgtgtgggaaTATGTACATGAGAgtgcagatgcccacagaggccagaggaatcGCATcctcccagagctggagttacggtCGGCTGTGGGCCTGGGGACTGTGGTGAGGATCACACTGAGGTCTCACAGAAGAGCTATGTGAGCTCGTAACCTCCGAGCCCCAACTGTGTCTATTGTTATCTAAGGCCGACTTTGCGCTCAATGGCCGTTCTCAGGTCCAGACCTTTGGTTCAGAATAATaaacctttccagctccttctACATAAAAACACTCCTAGAGTTTCTAGAAGGTCACTGGATAGTACTAACCACTGGAAAGGAGGATGCACCAAGGGAGGGGGCTGTCTGGTCCCCTTCCTGTTTCCAGTTAGTTGGACATAAGACTACAACTGCCCTATGAAGTCCACAGCCTCAGAACAGAGCAAATCCCCAAACAAGAAGCTAAGTGCCCATGGGTTCacttcatacatatacacatatctaatgtaaataaatcttttgttcCCATTCAGCTTGTTGTTTGGAGTCAGAGTCTTATATAACCCAGACCTCCGATTTACTATGTAGCTGggggtggctttgaactcctgacacTTGGGCCtccagctcccaagtgctggagttataaCCCAGCACATATGGCTTGTTCTTCCGAAAACAGTTTACTGCCTTGATGTATTTTGTGGATGTATGTGTACAGGCACGCATGCTCACACACCCTAATGTCACAGTGCACgtgcagagatcagaagacaaactgcaggagtcagttctctccttccaccatgggaatTCCAGATCTATATAACTAGAATATATAacgggtcatcaggtttggctgCAAGTGCCcttcctcactgagccatctcgccagcccacagCATATACTTTTTAAGATGGACCAAAGATGCTAATGTACAGATATTGTCCCAGAACATGTCAACAAAACATAACTTAGCTGGGCACAGGGGCACAATCCTTTCATCCTGGCACCTAGAGGACAGAAACAAGGGCATCTCTGGAAGTCTGGgagcagcctgttctacagaaccAGTTCCTGACTAGCCAAAGGCGCATAGTGACATACTCACAATCCCAGTGTGGAAGgtgagggcagagacaggaagaaggcCGGGCCTGGCTGGATGCCAGCGTGACCCCAGGCTCAgccagagaccttgtctcaaggagTAAGGCTGCCAATGACAGGAGAGACCCAGATCTCTTCCCCTGGCCTCTGCACACGTGCTCATGGATGTATCCACGTATGtgtatacacagatacatacatcacccacccacccacgcatGTGCGCAcatgtggcttagtggtagatGCTTGcccaaggccttgggtttgatcctctGAACCACAGACACAAGAATTCTTCCTagatataaaatacctttctcAATTAGCTATACAGGATAAACTGAAGGCCTCTGAAGGTGAGCCAACCTTACTGGGTGCATCGTGTTCTTAGTACAAGGAACAGCACAGGAGAGGCCTTAACGGTGGGCTCCACGCTCCCTTCAGATCTTGCTGATGGGGCAGAGCCATGCAGTCCTATCCAAAGCTCTCTGGACCCCTCACATCTGCCTTAAGGCTTCTTCCCTGAGCAGCAGGTCAGAAACTTCCAGAGTCTTCCCAATGAAAATCAAGAGACTGGAGCCTGAGAAAGGCCTGGACCAGACCTCAGTTCTGGGGCCTTGAATGTGCTATCAGCCTGAGAACTGACGCTGCCTGCCTGAGTCTTTGCTcttgataaggacagcatagccCAGTGGACTGACAGACATGGGGTCAGAAGACAGGGAATTATCTCCAAGGAGAACGAAGCCAGTTTCATCGTGGTTAATATTTCATTGTTTAAAGAACCCAAGAGAACCACCCTCTACTTGGTCTACTTGGTCTGCCTCCGACTCTTCATTTAGGAAGCTATATTTAACAAGATGGGATGAAACAGTCTCCAGACAGCCTGTTTCATTTAACCCTTCAGATTCACGGAGGAGGGGGGCTGCTACAGAAACTTCACATCCTTAGATATGAGTAAACTACCAAGGagaatttaaaatcacatctttcTGAAAAAAACGATCGATGCACGTGACTGGCCTCATCTACAAAACCACACAGAATGGCACttcagtgagaccctctctctgcctggggagaccccccccacacacacacactttaccatCATTAGCTCTGATAGCAGGCTCCAAAGGAGTCTCCTCCTTTCTAACAGTCCGCTCTCCTTCCTAACAGGATACAACTGTCTAAATCAAATTTGTAACCGTGACCATGCCAGAAATGTCACATTTAAAGACAAATCTCATTTAATTAGGCATGACAAGTCTGATAGGACAGAGCCTCCTGTGAGAGTGAGGCCACCATGGTAAATGGCTGGACATGCTCCACAGCCTGGGGAGGCAAAGCcttatgttatttaaaaaaaaattgttgtcaggggctggagagatggctcaacggttaagagcactgactgctctttcagaggtcctgagttcaattcccagcaaccacatggtggctcacaaccatctgtaatggaatctgatgccctcttctggtgtgtctgaagacagcgacaatgtactcacatacatgaagtaaacaaataaatctttttttaaaaattgttgattggttttgttctgttcttcaaacaggatctcatgtagcccaggctagccttgaacttgctatgtgacTGAAGCTAGCCTTGAAATCccgatcctcctatctctgctaCTTGTGCCTTATTGCCCCTTTCTAAAGACAAACCAAACAGAACAAGAAACAGCCTGAGAGCCTTGACACGAGAGCCTTGGTCTCCCAaaggttggggggtgggtatccCTGCTATCCTACAATCTGGCAGAGGTGAAATCAGTTAGTTCGTTGTTCACTGATccctaataatattttttttaaatcacatatacACAATGATGAAAATTCTGGCCCAGGGACTTGGCAGAGTCTCCTGACAGTATTTTGTACCAAATGCTGTAATTCTCCAAACCATGCTATCAGCAGCTCTTTGTTTATTCCTCGATACCATGTCTCACATACCTATGTACATTAGACCagccaatctaaaaaaaaaaaaaatcaaggcatgACACCATCAGAAAATTGCTGGAACATATTCACAGTCAAATCTGTGACTGGGGAGGCCCAGAGATGGGAATTAGGCTGACGGCTTTCTCTGGGCCGTGCTGTCGATGCATTCTTACCACTGAACCTACACACAAAGCAGAACAACGAACAAGGCAAACCATCTGCACCCTGATATAAACTCTGCAAAGACCACAGTGACAGATGACCAACGAGCAACACTGTGACCAGGCCGACTGTGACCAAGCACACTCTATTAAGCTAGCTACTACGGAGACAGAGGGACGATGGCAGGTTTGTCAGGAGCAGCATAGAACAAGTCCTTGTTTCaaaaggataaaaaagaaaaaatttaaaagtctggggtacagccgggcgtggtggcacacgcctttaatcccagcactcgggaggcagaggcaggtggatttctgagttcaaggccagcctggtctacaaagtgagttccagggcagccaggactatacagagaaaccctgtctcgaaaaacaaaaaacaaaaacaaaacaaaacaaaacaaaaaaaagtctgGGGTACAGTTCTGTGGTAGCCAACTTGCTTAGCAAGCACAAGGTTTTAGGTTTTAATCCatggtaccaaaaaaaaaaaaaaaaatcaccacaatGAAAATTTACCAGGGCTGGGGGTAGAACTCTTGCCTAGCACACACGAGGCCAAAGGTTTGATTCCTAACACCACAGACCAAACAAATTTTAAAGGAACACTCACAATAAAACATGGTTTCATATATAGCTTTAGTCCATTACAGGAGGGGAAAACTTTAGCTGTCAGTAGTTATAGACTCTGCAATCAAACCGTCCTTTCCCATTAGCACTGGTAACATTCGACCTACTTTCACATGAGCAAGTCACATGAGCAAGTCACATGAGCAAGCTGTACTTCCCCTCCGAACGCATGGAACACACCAACTAGACCTTCTAagcctttctcttttttaaactcTGCTCGTTGTATGGAGGGAGCCAGTCTTTCCGGCGTCCCTCTGCTCTCCCTTGAGCACACTGCCATCTCCCTAAACCTCCTTTCACGCACTCAGCTAGGCTATGCACAACCACCGGGCAGAGATTTGTCTGGTTTGTTCCTAGAAGTCTGTCTGGCACAGCATAGGGACTGAGTAAATGTCTGCTACATGGATGAATCACGTTTGATGTCCAAACTGGGTCTATCTATTCCACAAATACTTAACAGACGCCTAAACACTCATGCGTGTTGCCGCCCACGGGGGACAGACACAGAAATACAGGACACCAAGGCCTGGCTTGCCACGGCTCCCAAAATATTGAGGGAGGTAGAAAAATGCACAGGCAAGCAGGAGGCAGCCTACCCCTGATTCAAAGGGGACAAGTGGTCCTTGGATGCTCAGGACCTGTGGGCACACAGAAGCCACACTCCAGCTATGACGGAGGAAATGCGACCAAGCGGAAGAGGTGCAGAAGAGGCGGCCAGGGTATGTCAAGCGAAGCACACTTAAGTGCAAAGACCTGGAGGTGAGAGAGGCTAGAGGGTTCCATCCAGCATGGCGCCCTCAGTGAAGGGTTTCATCCAGTGTGGCCTAAAAGGCCCATCAGAGGACTCTGGTCTTGGCCCTGGGAGTGACAGACATCCGAGAGTCCCTTCCCCTCTCTGCAGTTGTTCTAGCACTAGTGCTGAGCTCCGGGGGCCCacagcagaggaagggagggaggcacccACCTGGTATGCTGCTGGAGGTGGGAGAGCTGCCGGAAGGACTTGTCACAGTAGGAGCAGTGGTAGGGCTTGACACCCAGGTGGATGCGCAGGTGCTGGGCCAGGTAGGAGGCGTTGGCAAAGGACTTGGAGCAGTGTGGGCACTTGTGGGGCTTGGCCTCGGTGTGCGACTTGGAGTGGATCTGCATCTCAGACTTGGTGAAAAAGGTGAGCGGGCAGACCTTACACCTATAAGGCAAGAGGCGGCTTCAAGACTGGGAAGATCCCCACCCACATCAGGATGTCTCCAGGGAGACCTCCTCTCTCAAAGGGCAGGTCTCCAGGGAGACCTTCTCTGCAGGGGGCAGATTCTACTTATGGAGTCCAGAGGACACAGGCCTGCTTGAGAGAGACAGGGGCAAGTTCCAGCGCAGGCACCTTCTTCTAGTCTGGAGGGAGCTCTGACATCTGGGAACAGCTGTCTGGGGGACGTAGATACAGCCACAGGGAAACATGCAAGGTCTTGCCTACGGCCACACCTGTGGCCCTGGGGAAGGAGGTTCTGACAGGCTAAGTCATTGTGACCTGGCTGTGTGTTAGAATTTTCTGGGACCTTTTGACAAGTACAGGTACCCtacctccccacctccacccagcTCACTCAGACCTTGGAGAGGTCCAGCCCTGGTGGTAGCTTTTTGTGAAAGTGCACAAGGTGTTTTAACACGGCTCAGGAGGACAGCGCTCTCAGCACCCCAGAGTCCTGCCTGCCATGGGCCACCTCTGATGGGGCTAAATTCTTTTCCTCTCCCATCTTCTCCCTGGTGTGGGTCTACTCTGCTCTTTGAATCTAAGCTCCCCACTCTTACTCCTGGGTCCACACTTTCTGGGTCCAGGCACACACCCTCCCACAACCTCAGCCAGACCCCATATGAAGAGACACCCACCTGTATGTCTTGCCCTCCTTTGCGGTCTCACCGGAGGCCAGGATGGGGTACGGGACAACAAGGACAGGGGGACCCCCTGGGTTCTCTGCCTTGATCTTTTTCCGGCCGCGTTCAGACTTGGGGGGGCCAAGCAGACCGTGGCCCTGGATTGTCTTGATGGAGTCCAGGAGTGGGGGGCTGGTGATCCCTGAGATGAGGGTGGGGGATGAGGCGATGAGGCGGCTCTggctggtggtggtgggtgtggaCGGGGTACTGGTGCCTGTGCCAGTCCCTGGGGTTGACTCAGATGTACTCACAGCAGGGGTTCGAGAGGAAAGCCCCAGACCTAGGAAGACACACATGGGGACTGGGTTAAGGACAACTGAGCCACAGGTCACCCAGCTCTGTGACAGACCGGTCCTCTTGCCTCCCTGAGCTGTTCCCAATCCTAAGTGATTACTCGGGGGTAATTAAAGGACAGCTTGCACACATGTCAAATGCCCTAGATAAGTGACAGCCTGGGCTAAGTTGTATCAAAAAGTCAGCGTAGGGGCTGAAGGTATCGCTCACTCGTAGAGTGCAGACGAGCACGAGGCCTCGGGTTTGTACCAGGCACTACCGAAACCGAGAAGCACTTTGGAAATAAGTCCACCACCCACAGAAAAAGTCCCAGGCACGCAGACGCTCACCACtgtgttatttataatagcaagatcTCAGAGAAAACTGAATTATGCAAATTGGGGAAGGGTTGAGCAAACGGGTCagtcttttctccccaacttcccattgtctttgtttcaaaagacTGTGGATGTAAGCCCAGGAAAAATTAATGGGCGGCGTGCATACGTGTGGTGGTGCTGGGGCAAATGATAGGTGacatgtatacgtgtgtgtgcgtTTTAAAATAGTTTAACTGTTTTCTGGTTTTATACAATGAAGtgtaaaagagaagaaagaaaaccctcCCTAATTCTGTAAtgtctgcttttatttatttacctctcTTATCGAAGTTTTGCTTTTTGACATGGGgtcctgtgtagcccaggctggcctgctcTGTGAGTCCTAAACCTCTTCCCTTCACCTTCCACATGAGTCGCTGTGCTCAGCTGAAAGTTAATTCTTTTAGAAATAAAGGCAGGAGTGGAGGAATAGCTGCTGCCTGTAATGCACACTTGGGAGTGCACACTGAGATGGAAGAAGGTCAGTTCTAGACCGGCCTAGACTACAACACTGAGGCccatcagggagggagggagggcctaCAAACATTTATAATAGCATTTATAGATAAATGCTCTTATAGTAGATAAAAATATGATCCTAGTATTTATCATCTGGCTCAATTTATTTATATCCCTCTATATTTTTAACAGAATCTGTGTGTTAAGCAAATAAGATGCGATCCAGCGTGGGTGTGAGCCTGGTTTGTGCTCACACCGGCAGCAGAAATGCACACTTCTTGATTCCACTGAGGACAGTTTGACAATAACTAACTATTAAAAGCTTAAATGCTCATAACTTTTAGCCAGGCAACTGATTCTTCTTCTAGAAATCACCACAAAGAAATGATCACCCTTGAGCACAAAGATCTCCACGCAGGGGCTTTCCACACAAAACCACGATTCCCCACAAAGATATAAAGTGCTTGTCTTCAGCGTGGGTTGTGGACATGGATACGGGGCCTGTACAGCCGCCAAGATAGGTGAGCTGGAACGCAAGGAACACAGAGGAACGCCAGGCTCTGCAAGCCCACGAGGGCCCACCTACCCCAGAAAGCACACTCTAACCACATGTATGGATGTGAGCAAGCCAGTATGGACTTAGACCTGGACGCTCCAGCCGGCTAACACAGCCCTCTTCACCGAGGAAGGGGAAAGGTTTGGTAATGGGGGATTTTCCGTAGTTTGTTTGTCTACTTCAAAATTAGTTGAATCTTTTACTTGGTGAATTCACTTATCTTTCTTAACATCTGTGATCAGAAGATAAGATAAATTATAAACACATAAGAATGCTAACAAAAGTGGCCAAGGCTCCTGggttgtttttcctcttttaggTTCTCTGAAGTTTCTAAATTTTCAATAATGACTACGTTGTTACTTTTACAATAAATGTGCAATAAAGATGTCTGGGAGGTTGCAGAGGGGATgaagacaaaaagcaaaagcaagcaagcaaacaaaaaacccaaaacaagtcATGGACACCCCACAAACACAGCAAACGCACGCatattaaagaataaacaaaagatatggaaaagaaaaaaatgcaccaAGAGAGTCTCTAAGATTCTGggttaaggggaaaaaaaagattctggGTTAGACACTCGGGATtatgaataatttttttctcagttcctCCTTTTCCCAAATTTCCTTTAATATGCGTATATTGCTTTTTTAATATTACTtttacaatgaaaaaataaatttaataaaatcacAATAACGGAAAATGTGCGGAGTACAGCTGGGGCC
It encodes:
- the Zfp362 gene encoding zinc finger protein 362; amino-acid sequence: MSRSSPSGKGPSRMAEPRFNNPYFWPPPPTMPSQLDNLVLINKIKEQLMAEKIRPPHLPPTSASSQQPLLVPPAPAESSQAVMSLPKLQQVPGLHPQSVPQPDVALHARPATSTVTGLGLSSRTPAVSTSESTPGTGTGTSTPSTPTTTSQSRLIASSPTLISGITSPPLLDSIKTIQGHGLLGPPKSERGRKKIKAENPGGPPVLVVPYPILASGETAKEGKTYRCKVCPLTFFTKSEMQIHSKSHTEAKPHKCPHCSKSFANASYLAQHLRIHLGVKPYHCSYCDKSFRQLSHLQQHTRIHTGDRPYKCPHPGCEKAFTQLSNLQSHQRQHNKDKPYKCPNCYRAYSDSASLQIHLSAHAIKHAKAYCCSMCGRAYTSETYLMKHMSKHTVVEHLVSHHSPQRTESPGIPVRISLI